TCTCCTTAGCCAAGAGCTTTGGCTGTTGCCGATGGTATTGGAATTACGCCCTAAACTTATGCCAAGAAACCTACAAAACTACAGGGAAAGGGTTATCAAAAGGAGCCCTTCAAGGATTATTACCTCAACTGAAAAAGGAATACCCTTGGCTAACAGATGCCTATTCTCAATGTTTGCAAGTCGTCGCTCTTAATTTATCCACAGCTTACAAAAACTTCTTTGACAAACGGGCAAGATTGCCTCGATTCAAATCCAAACATGGCAGGCAATCAATTAGTTATCCCCAAAACGTTAAATTTGAAGGGGATTACCTGAAGTTACCGGGTAAAATTGGGTTGATTTATTGTCGTCGCCATCGTCCTTATGAAGGAACAATCAAAACCGTTACTGTTTCTCAGAATTCTGATGGAAAATATTATGCTTCTGTCTTAGTTGATGACGGAAAAGAGCAACCTACGATATCAACTAATGGAAAAGCAATTGGAATTGATTTAGGGTTAACTCACTTGGCAATTACAAGCGAGGGTTCAAAATATAGTAATCCTAAATATTTTACTAAACATGAGCATAATTTAAAACGAAAACAACAAAAACTGTCTCGAAAACAGAAAGGAAGTAATAACAGACAAAAGGCAAGATTAAAAATAGCCAAAGTCCACGCTAAAATCTCTCGCTGTCGAGAAGATTTTCTACACAAACTATCCCGCAAGATAGTGAACGAAAACGTAGAGACGTGCCATGGCACGTCTGTACTTGCTGTAGAAGATCTAGGGGTTAAGAATCTGGTGAGAAATCATAAATTAGCTAAGGCGATTAGCGATTGTGGCTGGGCAATGTTCTGTACAATGTTGAAATATAAAGCCGAAAAAGAAGGGAAAACCTATATCGAAGTTAATCGATTTTTCCCTTCTTCTAAAACTTGTAATGTCTGTCTAAATCAAGTGGGGAGCTT
Above is a window of Planktothrix sp. FACHB-1365 DNA encoding:
- a CDS encoding RNA-guided endonuclease TnpB family protein — encoded protein: MFQAYKYRIIPTPEQQISLAKSFGCCRWYWNYALNLCQETYKTTGKGLSKGALQGLLPQLKKEYPWLTDAYSQCLQVVALNLSTAYKNFFDKRARLPRFKSKHGRQSISYPQNVKFEGDYLKLPGKIGLIYCRRHRPYEGTIKTVTVSQNSDGKYYASVLVDDGKEQPTISTNGKAIGIDLGLTHLAITSEGSKYSNPKYFTKHEHNLKRKQQKLSRKQKGSNNRQKARLKIAKVHAKISRCREDFLHKLSRKIVNENVETCHGTSVLAVEDLGVKNLVRNHKLAKAISDCGWAMFCTMLKYKAEKEGKTYIEVNRFFPSSKTCNVCLNQVGSLPLDIRVWTCEHCQTTHDRDINASINIKNEALRILSLGTSDTANLRGCKSSDKTSVLSDAIPVEVGSSHLLVEKCG